From Virgibacillus ihumii, the proteins below share one genomic window:
- a CDS encoding SAV0927 family protein — MDEKFNILKDETHTKEVRYINFKGDLQRYDFVLIKHEDDPAKHIIIYLQKNRFAFLGLEDLDKEGEIEHFFHETEMEADEIREFLRGVL, encoded by the coding sequence ATGGATGAAAAATTCAATATACTAAAAGATGAAACACATACAAAAGAAGTCCGTTATATCAACTTTAAGGGTGATCTGCAACGCTATGACTTTGTTCTCATAAAGCACGAAGATGATCCAGCCAAGCATATTATTATCTATTTGCAGAAAAATCGTTTTGCGTTTTTGGGACTGGAGGATCTCGATAAAGAGGGCGAAATCGAGCACTTTTTTCATGAGACGGAGATGGAAGCGGATGAGATTCGGGAGTTTTTAAGGGGAGTGTTGTAA
- a CDS encoding Tad domain-containing protein has protein sequence MMWKSIRNEDGNIALFVLGMLSIIMILLVFVLNLGAALATKEDSATTVQQASLSGSSVLYEEVRKVIYDYEHDTLEGALQAFFKNIEEDVDDRATVLANSGGYSDWSRNEIEVEAFDQVLTEELNKEVVRQKLHELLRNKNIEQKVINEVKETITDNGGKLEGAVLYIRNNQFYVRAANEMEGISFDEYMEGIKENVYQESAGPKIDFLDEVWNYSNTIPLN, from the coding sequence ATGATGTGGAAATCTATCAGGAACGAAGATGGAAATATTGCTCTTTTTGTCCTTGGTATGTTGAGCATCATTATGATTCTGCTTGTTTTTGTATTAAATTTAGGGGCTGCACTTGCCACAAAAGAGGATTCAGCAACAACAGTTCAGCAGGCAAGTTTATCTGGATCAAGTGTGCTTTATGAAGAGGTTCGGAAAGTTATTTATGATTATGAACATGATACCTTAGAAGGCGCACTTCAAGCCTTCTTCAAAAATATTGAAGAAGATGTGGATGATAGGGCAACTGTACTGGCAAACAGCGGAGGATATAGTGACTGGTCCCGGAATGAAATTGAGGTTGAAGCATTTGATCAAGTATTAACAGAGGAGTTAAATAAGGAAGTTGTCAGGCAGAAATTACATGAACTGCTCCGGAATAAGAATATCGAACAAAAAGTAATCAATGAAGTGAAGGAAACAATTACAGATAATGGTGGAAAATTGGAAGGCGCGGTTTTATATATTCGTAATAACCAATTTTATGTAAGAGCAGCTAATGAAATGGAAGGTATCTCATTTGATGAATATATGGAAGGCATTAAGGAGAATGTCTATCAGGAGTCGGCCGGTCCTAAAATAGATTTTCTGGATGAGGTTTGGAATTATAGTAATACAATTCCACTTAATTAA
- a CDS encoding vWA domain-containing protein yields the protein MKRISILFTIIFLLVTLLLTGCSTNEQAATKEKDKQSDQAEEEKEEPKAPKAASEPEAMVNEGPGKFYSADEENMEKWSSALKRLPKDLTADEAYNHLIHYLSADYGPALKKYKNFNPSFLVDGAPEGSSDSKKQEEYKKLHVALLMDASGSMGAYVSGEMKMKAAKKSLKKFVSQLPKDAKVMLRVYGHKGTGSQEDKKMSCSSTEVVYPLSTYDKKKFSESLSIFKPAGWTPLAASIKAAKKDLQGNSGDNVKNVVYIISDGEETCGGNPVQAAKQLHDSGIATAVNIIGFDVGNKAQAQLKKVAEAGGGSFTNVDSGTDIFEVAQNNIQEAVETAELNMWSAMEGVDLTWDAIHMNDDLDAIAADFRDIIQNENALLLDGMEKLVSLKKISEEEEDKVREMIEAREEKIDKFNEKKEDKLEKRIEEEKQKASDIIDKMREKKAKD from the coding sequence ATGAAGCGTATCAGTATATTGTTTACAATCATCTTTCTTTTGGTCACACTTTTGTTAACAGGATGCTCTACCAATGAACAGGCTGCTACTAAGGAGAAAGATAAACAGTCCGATCAGGCAGAAGAAGAAAAGGAAGAGCCCAAAGCTCCAAAAGCAGCGAGCGAACCGGAAGCAATGGTAAACGAAGGTCCCGGGAAATTTTATTCAGCCGATGAAGAGAACATGGAGAAATGGTCTAGTGCGCTGAAAAGGTTACCAAAAGACCTGACCGCCGATGAAGCCTATAATCACTTAATTCATTATCTGTCAGCAGATTATGGCCCGGCTTTGAAGAAATACAAAAATTTTAATCCATCATTTCTGGTCGATGGAGCACCGGAAGGCAGTAGTGATTCTAAAAAGCAGGAGGAATACAAGAAACTTCATGTTGCCTTATTAATGGATGCAAGTGGCAGTATGGGAGCTTATGTGAGTGGCGAGATGAAAATGAAAGCAGCCAAGAAATCACTGAAAAAATTTGTTTCTCAGCTTCCAAAAGATGCAAAAGTAATGCTCCGTGTTTATGGGCATAAGGGTACCGGGAGTCAGGAAGATAAGAAAATGTCCTGCAGCAGTACGGAAGTCGTTTATCCTTTAAGTACATATGATAAGAAAAAATTCAGTGAATCGCTATCGATATTTAAACCTGCTGGATGGACACCATTGGCAGCATCTATTAAAGCAGCTAAGAAAGATTTGCAAGGAAACTCAGGAGATAATGTGAAGAACGTAGTATATATTATCAGTGATGGAGAAGAAACGTGCGGCGGTAATCCGGTACAAGCGGCAAAACAGCTGCATGATTCAGGTATCGCGACTGCCGTTAATATTATCGGTTTTGATGTTGGGAACAAAGCACAGGCTCAACTAAAAAAAGTAGCGGAAGCTGGCGGTGGATCTTTCACGAATGTTGATTCTGGTACAGATATTTTTGAGGTTGCCCAGAACAATATCCAGGAAGCGGTGGAAACTGCTGAACTAAACATGTGGAGTGCTATGGAAGGTGTTGACTTGACATGGGATGCCATTCACATGAATGATGATCTGGACGCAATTGCAGCTGACTTTCGCGATATTATCCAGAACGAAAATGCTCTGTTGCTGGATGGTATGGAGAAACTGGTCTCTTTGAAAAAGATATCTGAAGAGGAAGAAGATAAAGTGAGGGAAATGATTGAAGCAAGAGAAGAAAAAATCGATAAATTCAACGAGAAGAAAGAAGATAAGCTGGAAAAACGTATTGAAGAAGAGAAGCAGAAGGCCAGTGATATAATTGATAAGATGAGGGAAAAGAAAGCGAAGGATTAG
- a CDS encoding TadE/TadG family type IV pilus assembly protein, with translation MLKWWKEKVKSEDGSATIEFLGIVPLALMLLMIIVQFVVGINAVLVTQSAANEYATVYSVTKNPAEASDAASEILSSTGSYLQTTSISGSGLGNKEFSANVSVNIHLLFLPEEIFGYPLPSVPYSTTAYGRVIE, from the coding sequence ATGCTTAAATGGTGGAAAGAAAAAGTTAAAAGTGAAGATGGATCAGCTACAATTGAGTTCCTGGGGATTGTACCCTTGGCTCTGATGTTGCTAATGATTATTGTCCAATTTGTTGTTGGTATCAATGCTGTACTCGTTACGCAGTCCGCTGCAAATGAATATGCTACGGTGTATTCCGTGACAAAAAACCCTGCAGAGGCGAGTGATGCTGCCAGCGAAATATTATCATCTACCGGCAGTTATCTTCAGACAACATCTATTTCTGGATCCGGTTTAGGAAATAAGGAATTTTCCGCCAATGTAAGTGTTAATATTCATCTCCTCTTTTTACCTGAAGAAATTTTTGGTTATCCATTGCCTTCTGTTCCATATTCAACGACAGCCTATGGCAGGGTGATTGAATGA
- a CDS encoding VWA domain-containing protein, protein MKKFLFVVFLLSMLVGLSACGADNEQETDQKEKETTEQADDEKKKADEKSSYDKSDLKHLHFSNVEERMQISLEDAKYSGDNYNEEKVLQIMQQLPKDLDAKDYYYKILSLVGEDYRSYYEFFNSVDTSFKNPSSKPGEMQKPGKKKQPKVNVSILFDASGSMGAMINGKTKMELAKEAVNTFASNLPKSANISLTVYGHKGTGSDSDKKLSCNSIEEIYSLDSYKKKSFKKALNSFSPAGWTPLAGVMELAKKNLKNERGKNTENIIYVVSDGVETCGGNPVKAAKSLNQSDMQAIVNIIGFDVNDKGQQQLKQVAEAGEGKYSTVRTEQELNEFFEQETTELINEWYNWETENVNKYYDTETDRVNELYDMETEMVNTAYDEETRIKNLTYKMERAMDIEGSEIRSIASDIAYKLREYARNTAYKYREIIREKAYKHRENVRDKAYDEREDLRDND, encoded by the coding sequence ATGAAGAAGTTCTTATTTGTTGTGTTTCTGTTATCTATGTTAGTGGGGTTATCAGCATGTGGAGCGGATAACGAACAAGAAACGGATCAAAAGGAAAAAGAAACGACTGAGCAAGCTGATGATGAAAAGAAGAAGGCAGATGAAAAAAGTTCATATGATAAGTCAGATTTGAAGCATTTGCATTTTTCTAATGTTGAGGAAAGGATGCAGATAAGTTTAGAGGACGCCAAATATAGTGGAGATAATTATAATGAAGAAAAAGTGCTTCAAATCATGCAACAGCTTCCGAAAGATCTTGATGCTAAAGACTATTATTATAAGATTCTATCTTTGGTTGGGGAAGATTATCGTTCTTATTATGAATTTTTCAACAGTGTAGACACATCATTTAAAAATCCGAGTTCAAAACCCGGCGAAATGCAAAAACCGGGAAAGAAAAAACAGCCAAAGGTGAATGTTTCCATATTGTTTGATGCGAGCGGAAGTATGGGGGCAATGATTAATGGCAAAACAAAGATGGAATTGGCAAAGGAAGCAGTGAATACTTTCGCAAGTAACCTTCCTAAATCTGCAAATATTTCTTTAACAGTTTACGGCCACAAAGGTACTGGGTCTGATAGTGATAAAAAGCTTTCCTGTAATAGTATCGAGGAAATTTATTCTCTTGACTCTTATAAAAAGAAATCATTTAAAAAAGCATTAAACTCCTTTTCACCGGCTGGATGGACGCCATTAGCAGGTGTTATGGAGTTGGCAAAGAAGAACTTAAAGAACGAGAGAGGTAAAAATACAGAAAATATCATTTATGTGGTTAGTGATGGGGTGGAGACTTGTGGTGGAAATCCCGTAAAGGCTGCCAAGAGTTTAAATCAATCTGATATGCAGGCAATTGTCAATATCATTGGATTTGATGTGAACGATAAAGGACAGCAGCAATTAAAGCAGGTTGCAGAAGCGGGCGAGGGAAAATATTCCACAGTAAGAACTGAACAGGAACTAAATGAATTTTTTGAACAAGAAACTACAGAACTTATAAACGAGTGGTATAACTGGGAAACAGAAAATGTCAATAAATATTATGATACGGAAACCGATCGAGTGAATGAACTTTATGATATGGAAACCGAAATGGTAAATACGGCTTATGACGAAGAAACACGCATCAAAAATCTGACATATAAAATGGAAAGGGCTATGGATATAGAAGGATCAGAGATTAGAAGTATTGCATCGGATATTGCATATAAACTTAGAGAATACGCTAGAAACACAGCTTACAAGTATCGGGAAATAATTCGGGAAAAAGCATATAAGCATAGAGAAAACGTTCGGGATAAGGCTTATGACGAACGTGAAGATCTAAGAGATAACGATTAA